One segment of Enterobacter ludwigii DNA contains the following:
- the glpK gene encoding glycerol kinase GlpK codes for MTEKKYIVALDQGTTSSRAVVMDHDANIVSVSQREFEQIYPRPGWVEHDPMEIWASQSSTLVEVLAKADISSDEIAAIGITNQRETTIVWERETGKPIYNAIVWQCRRTSEICEQLKRDGMEDYVRSATGLVVDPYFSGTKVKWILDHVEGSRERAKRGELLFGTVDTWLIWKMTQGRVHVTDYTNASRTMLFNINTLEWDDKMLDALDIPRAMLPEVRKSSEVYGQTNIGGKGGTRIPIAGIAGDQQAALFGQLCVKEGMAKNTYGTGCFMLMNTGEKAVKSENGLLTTIACGPRGEVNYALEGAVFMAGASIQWLRDEMKLISDAFDSEYFATKVKDTNGVYVVPAFTGLGAPYWDPYARGAIFGLTRGVNSNHIIRATLESIAYQTRDVLEAMQADSGIRLHALRVDGGAVANNFLMQFQSDILGTRVERPEVREVTALGAAYLAGLAVGFWQNLDELQEKAVIEREFRPGIETTERNYRYSGWKKAVKRALAWEEHEQ; via the coding sequence ATGACCGAAAAAAAATATATCGTTGCGCTCGACCAGGGCACTACCAGCTCCCGCGCTGTCGTAATGGATCATGACGCGAATATCGTCAGCGTGTCACAGCGCGAATTTGAGCAAATCTATCCTCGTCCAGGCTGGGTCGAACACGACCCTATGGAGATCTGGGCTTCACAAAGTTCCACGCTGGTAGAAGTGCTGGCGAAAGCCGATATCAGTTCCGACGAGATTGCCGCTATCGGTATTACCAACCAGCGTGAAACCACTATCGTCTGGGAGCGCGAAACCGGTAAGCCCATTTACAATGCCATCGTCTGGCAGTGCCGCCGTACGTCAGAAATCTGCGAACAGCTGAAGCGCGACGGTATGGAAGACTATGTGCGTAGCGCAACCGGTCTGGTCGTTGACCCGTATTTCTCCGGTACCAAAGTGAAATGGATCCTCGACCACGTTGAGGGTTCACGTGAACGTGCAAAACGCGGTGAGCTGCTGTTCGGTACCGTCGACACCTGGCTTATCTGGAAGATGACCCAGGGGCGTGTCCACGTCACTGATTATACCAACGCCTCGCGCACCATGCTGTTCAACATCAATACCCTGGAGTGGGATGACAAGATGCTGGACGCGCTGGATATCCCGCGCGCGATGTTGCCAGAAGTCCGTAAATCTTCTGAAGTTTACGGTCAGACCAATATCGGCGGCAAAGGCGGCACGCGTATTCCAATTGCCGGTATTGCCGGTGACCAGCAGGCGGCGCTGTTTGGCCAGCTGTGCGTTAAGGAAGGGATGGCGAAAAACACCTACGGTACCGGCTGCTTTATGTTGATGAACACCGGTGAGAAAGCGGTGAAATCAGAAAACGGCTTGCTGACCACCATCGCCTGCGGCCCACGCGGTGAAGTGAACTATGCGCTGGAAGGTGCGGTGTTCATGGCAGGTGCGTCTATTCAGTGGCTGCGTGACGAGATGAAACTCATCAGCGATGCGTTTGACTCCGAGTATTTCGCAACCAAAGTGAAGGACACCAACGGCGTGTATGTGGTTCCGGCCTTTACCGGTCTGGGCGCCCCCTACTGGGACCCGTATGCACGCGGCGCGATTTTCGGCCTGACCCGTGGGGTAAACTCGAACCACATTATCCGCGCGACGCTGGAATCCATCGCTTATCAGACGCGCGACGTACTGGAAGCGATGCAGGCTGACTCCGGCATTCGTCTGCACGCCCTGCGCGTGGACGGCGGCGCCGTTGCCAACAACTTCCTGATGCAGTTCCAGTCCGACATTCTGGGCACCCGCGTAGAGCGCCCGGAAGTACGTGAAGTCACCGCGCTGGGTGCGGCGTATCTTGCAGGTCTGGCTGTCGGCTTCTGGCAGAATCTGGATGAACTGCAGGAAAAAGCGGTTATCGAACGCGAATTCCGCCCTGGCATCGAAACCACTGAGCGTAACTACCGCTACAGCGGCTGGAAGAAAGCGGTGAAACGCGCCCTGGCGTGGGAAGAGCACGAGCAGTAA